The genomic DNA TCTTAATGCAACCAGAAGCGAGTCCGTACACCGTTGAAGAGGTTCAGCAGCTCATCCAGTCTTCGGGAGCCAAAGATACCGTCGAAGCAGAAATTCGGCGCCTCGGAGAGCAGACCTACGCCGCGTTGGATCGTTTGCAGTTAACTGGTTCTGTTCGAACCGGCTTGCAGACCCTGGTGGCGGGACTACTCGGCCGACAGCGCTAGCAAACTACCAGGCCAAGGCCTGCGCACGTCGGCGAATCTCAGTCTTTCTGCCGGCGTGCAGCGCATCAATGGGTCTACCAGGCAGCGAGTCGTCATCAGTGAAGAGCCATCGGATAATCTCGGCTTCATTGAAGCCTGCATCTTCGAGCACCGTGATCGTGCCACGAAGCGATTTCAACACGCCTGCGTCTGTCAGAAACTCAGCTGGCACATACCGGACGTTCCGCTCCCCCAACCGGACGTCGATCAGTTGCCGTTCCTTAATCATTTTGTGAACGCGGGTCACGACAACATCAAGACGCTCAGCGATCTCCGGCAGAGTCAGCCATTTTCCAACAAGTGTTTCTAAGTCATGTGTTTGGGTCACACCCCAAGCGTAGCGCAGGTATTCGGTATTTCGCGATTGATTCTCGGCGTCTCGAACCGATTGAGGTCAAATAGGACCGGATAGATCTCGTCTATTAACATTTGTCTCAGGAGTAATGTATATTCACTCATGTAACATTTTGATCACGTACACCTCGACGCTATTTTTGTCACACAGTGCACAAGAACTTCCCCTGGCTCGGGTGCCTGACGCAAAGAGGATACGTTTAATGACTGACCGTACTTCCGGTGCTTCCCGGTTCTACAAATCAGCTGTTGCCACCTCGGCTCTGCCGTTTTTAGCTTTGGGTTCCACCGCTACGGCTGCCCCAGCGGTAGCCGACACCCCGAGTACGGATTTGGGTCCTAGGTCGGCAACCGCCGCAAATGTAGCTGCTGTGGAGCAACGGCTCCAATCCAGCCTGATGCCTTCCGACCAAGCGGCCGTCGCATTGCCGGCGCGCTTCACCATGGAAAACTTTCAGGCAGCCCGAACCGCACCTAAAACCTATAAGGTGAAATCTGGTGACACTTTGGGCCACGTAGCGCTCAGAAACAACGTGTCGCTATCAAACCTACTCAAATGGAATGGCCTCAAAGCCTCCTCCACCATTTACCCCGGAGACGTTTTAGACCTTGGCCCGTCGGGTTCATCGTCCTCATCGAGCTCTCGTCCAGCATCCAGTTCATCGTCTAACAGCAGCAAGACTTATACGATCAAATCAGGCGATACACTCTCGGCTATCGCAGCCCGCCACGGTGTGAGCCTCTCAACGTTGCTACGGGCCAATGACCTGTCCATGTCTTCGGTGATCTACCCGGGGCAAAAACTCAAGCTGTCGGGCAGTGCCTCGTCGACTAATTCCTCGAGCAGCTCCAGCAGTTCCTCGTCTGCAAGCAGCTCCGGGTCTTCTTCGACGAGCTATACCGTGAAATCCGGCGATACCCTGTCAGCTATTGCCGCCCGCCAAGGTGTGAGTTTGTCGGCCTTACTTCGGGCCAATGGCTTGTCGATATCGTCGATCATCTATCCGGGGCAGACCCTGAAACTTTCAGACGGCCCCTCCTCGTCTAACTCGTCCTCAAGCTCCAGCAGTTCCTCGTCTGCAAGCAGCTCCGGGGCTTCTTCGACGAGCTATACGGTGAAATCAGGCGACACGCTGTCAGGTATCGCAGCCCAGCACGGTGTGGGTCTTTCGACGATTCTTCGGGCAAACGGGCTAACCTTGTCCTCGACGATTTTTCCGGGTCAAACCATCAAGCTTTCCGGTAGCGCTTCGGGGTCGACGAGCTCCTCTAGCTCCGCTAGCAACTCCTCAGGGAACTCCGCGAACTCTTCGAGTTCGTCATCGAGCTACACCGTCAAAGCCGGCGATACGCTCTCCGGCATCGCTGCGCGACACGGAGTCAGCCTTTCGACCCTGCTCCGGGCCAACGGGCTGAGCACCAGTTCGATCATTTTCCCGGGCCAGCAGCTCAAACTTTCTGGCTCCGCGTCGGCATCAAGCTCGGGAAGCTCAAGTGGTTCAAATAACTCATCGTCCGGTCCAGCGACAGCCTCAACGTACACGGTAAAAGCTGGCGACACACTGTCTGGCATCGCCTCCCGCAACGGTATAAGCCTGTCGGCGTTGCTGCGTGCCAATGGCCTGAGCTCCACTTCGATCATCTACCCCGGCCAAACGCTGAAGCTGAGTGGCTCTTCGTCGGTCTCGACTGCTTCATCGAGCGACAACGAGCAGTTGATCGGGAACACGTTCTTGCATTACACCTATCCCGATCATGTGGTGGCAAATGCCAATGCAAACAAACGCGCGCTGCTAAACGCGCCGATGCCTACGCGGAATCAGGTTCGACAGATGGTACGGGATACCGCGACATCAATGGGTGTGGATCCACGGTTGGCGTTGGCACACGCTCAGATCGAGTCGGCATTCGATCCCACTGCCGTGTCGCCAGCAAACGCGATCGGCACCATGCAGGTCATCCCTTCATCGGGTGAATGGGCATCGCAGCTGGTCGGACGCAAACTCAACCTGCTGGACCCGCAGGACAATATCACCGCTGGTGTGGCGATCATTCGGCATCTCCAAAGTCGCAACCCAGGCGACATCGGTATTGCCGGGTACTACCAGGGCGAAGCCGGTGTCCGCAAAAATGGCATGTTTTCAGACACCAAAGATTACGTAGCCAAGGTCAACGCGGCCAAGAACCGCTTTTAGATGACTCACCTTTCAGGAAACGAATACCCGGTCACCGAGCGTGACCGGGTATTGTGTGTGACGTGAATACCCCAGCAGGACCGTCGCTCGTAGGCCTCACCGTTGACGACCGCTACCATATAACCCAGCGGATCGCGCACGGTGGGATGGCCACGGTCTATCGCGCCGTGGACACCCGCCTCGACCGCGAAGTCGCACTGAAGATTCTGCGGCCCAATATGGCCGAAGATCCCTCCGTTAGAGAGAAGTTCGAAGCTGAGGCCAAGAACACCGCCAAAATTAACCACCCCCATGTGATCAATGTTTATGATCAAGGATTGGGTGATGCCGGCAACGGCAAGGTTGCGTTCTTGGCCATGGAATTTATTGAGGGCCACACCCTACGCGAGGTAATGCGCGCTGCAGGACGCATGTCGGTCGAAGATACCTGGAATATTGCCCTGCCCATTATCCGAGGGGTTGCAGCAGCTCACCGCGTCGGGCTCATCCACCGAGATATCAAACCTGAAAACGTTCTGGTCTCCCACGAGGGTGACATTAAGGTAGCGGATTTCGGGCTCGCTCGTGCGGCCTCGAACCATACCGGCACCGGAATGGCACTGATGGGAACCGTGTCCTATATGTCTCCCGAGCTGGTAACCGGGGAACAAGCCGATGAACGTTCAGATGTCTATGCCCTTGGCATCGTGATCTTTGAAATGCTAACGGGAGAACGCCCATTTAGCGGTGAATCTGCGGTTTCAATCGCCGTCCAGCACACGAATTCGCGTGTCCCTGCCCCGTCCTCCCTGGTTCCTGCCATTAGTGCCGCCGTCGACGACCTGGTGCTGCACATGACGGAGCCCGCACCCGAAGACCGACCCGCAGATGCCTCAGAAGTCCTGATACTGGTTCAACATTTATTAGACAATCCAGCGACCGCGGAACGGCTCGCCGATCGAGACCGAAACGATGACGATGCGACCCAGGTCTTTACCCCGGGCACTACCCAGGTGCACGATCCAGATGCGACCGTCCCCTTCGCATCGGTCCAAGACGACCCGCAAGCCGCAGAACCGCCACCTCCACCCGAGGAGCCAAAGGTATCTATTTTACCCCCCGCGGTCACTGCACAGGCCAAACCGATCGGCCACGGTGAGCAGCATCAGCACACTGAGGCGCCCCACCACCCTGCGGCGGCGTCACGGCACCGGGATCTCAGTCATAAGAAACCCCATGAACCACTAGAGCGTTTTGCACCAATCAATACCACACGCGCAGCCGTGAACACGCTGCTACTGATCATGGCCGCCGCCGCTACCGTGTTATTTGGTCATTGGGCTGGAACTGCACTGATGAGTTGGCTCTTCGGCTAACGACCCGTCAACTCAAGATGTATAGAGGCTTTAAACGCATCGACCGCCGGAATCATCCGGCGGTTGATGTCACGGCTGAGCTGCCAAGCTAAGGTGTATTGCCTTTGGCCAGGGACTCAGCCACTAAGAAGGCCAATTCCAAGGATTGTTGATGGTTTAACCGCGGATCCACGAGGGTTTCGTACCGCTCATCGAATGCCGATTCATCAATGGCGACAGAGCCGCCGAGACATTCGGCAACATCGTCACCGGTTAATTCGATGTGTAGCCCACCTGGATGCGTACCGGTTGCGTGAGCGACCTCGAAAAAGCCACGAACTTCGTTCATGATGTCTTCCAACCGGCGGGTCTTGTAACCGTTGGCAGCGGTAATGGTGTTGCCGTGCATCGGATCCGTGATCCACAACGGAGTCGCGCCCTCAGCTTTCACACCCTGCATGATCTCCGGCAACCGCTCGCGAATGGTGCCTGCGCCCATCCGGACAATAAAGGTCAGGCGGCCGGGTTCACGTTCTGGGTCGAGCTTTTCGATAAGCTCCATCGCTTGTTCGACCGTGGTGGTCGGACCCAACTTCACCCCAATCGGATTTTGGATCCGGGACAGGTAATCCACGTGTGCCCCGTCGATCTGTCGGGTCCGCTCGCCGATCCACACAAAGTGGGACGACGTGATGTATGGCAGACCTGTCCGTGAGTCCACCCGGGTCAACGCTCGCTCGTAGTCAAGCAATAGTGCTTCGTGTGCGGAGAAAAATTCCACGGTGCGAAGTGCATCAAAATCTGCGCCAGCTGCCTCCATGAAGCGGACAGCTCGGTCAATTTCGGCGGCCAATTCGTCAAAGCGAGCGTAGGCCGGGTTGGACATGAAGCCTTTATTCCATGAATGAACCGTACGAAGGTCAGCAAAACCGCCGGTGGTAAAAGCACGGATGAGATTTAGGGTGGAAGCCGAGGTGTGGTAGGCCTGGACCATCCGACGTGGGTCGTGCCGACGGGACTCCTCGGTGAAATCGAACCCATTGACGATCTCGCCGCGGAACGATGGCAAGGTCACACCGTCACGAGTTTCCATATCAGAAGAGCGCGGTTTAGCGAACTGGCCAGCCATTCGTCCCATTTTGACAACCGGCATAGAAGCACCGTATGTCAACACGGCAGCCATTTGGAGAATGGTGCGGATCCGCGAGGAGATTTTATTGGCGGTGGCACCGGCGAAGGTTTCAGCACAGTCTCCACCCTGCAGCACAAACGCTTTACCAGCTGCTGCGGCAGCGAGCCGTTCGCGCAGCACATCAACTTCTCCGGCGAAGACTAACGGTGGCACATGCGATAGCTCGTGCATGCTCTCTTCGAAAACTTTTTGATCATACCACTGCGGTGCTTGTTTTACGTCTAGATCCCGCCAAGCGTCCAGGCCTGGATAATCGGCGGCACCCTGAGAGAGGTTGGTACCAAAGGGCTCAACGGCCCGATTCTTTTCCGCAGTGTCAAACATCATGCCAACAAGCATACGGTGACGACAACAGGCCGGGTAGTTCATGAAGCTAATAGCCCAAACTTTCCTGGCCCACAACTCCCTTGAAAATTTCGCGCCGCGTAAGTATTTACGTGCCCAACCCCGGCACTATGCTGAAGATGATGGATACCGTGCTAACTCCCCACTATCTCACCCCGAACCCAGATGGCGTGCTGTGTGCGACCGGCACTCGCTGGGCTGTGCTGATGCTTCACGGGTTCACCGCTGGCCCACAATCGGTCCGACCGTGGGCTGAGGCGCTTGCCGAGGCCGGTGCTACGGTTTGTCTTCCGCGCCTATCAGGCCACGGCACCACCGTATCGGACCTAGCCCAAACAAGTGCTGGCCAATGGCGGCGCGACGTCCAACAAGCGGTCGATGGTCTCTTAGCCCGGGGCTTCGACAAGCTGGCCGTAGCGGGATTGTCGATGGGTGGCACGCTGGCCCTGGACGCTGCCAGTCATCGTCGCGTGGATGCCACATTCGTGGTCAACCCGGGTCTCAGTTTCAAACTGCTCGACCGGTTTGGGGTGGCGCTCTCTCCCCTCTTTCACCGTG from Enteractinococcus fodinae includes the following:
- a CDS encoding protein kinase domain-containing protein — its product is MNTPAGPSLVGLTVDDRYHITQRIAHGGMATVYRAVDTRLDREVALKILRPNMAEDPSVREKFEAEAKNTAKINHPHVINVYDQGLGDAGNGKVAFLAMEFIEGHTLREVMRAAGRMSVEDTWNIALPIIRGVAAAHRVGLIHRDIKPENVLVSHEGDIKVADFGLARAASNHTGTGMALMGTVSYMSPELVTGEQADERSDVYALGIVIFEMLTGERPFSGESAVSIAVQHTNSRVPAPSSLVPAISAAVDDLVLHMTEPAPEDRPADASEVLILVQHLLDNPATAERLADRDRNDDDATQVFTPGTTQVHDPDATVPFASVQDDPQAAEPPPPPEEPKVSILPPAVTAQAKPIGHGEQHQHTEAPHHPAAASRHRDLSHKKPHEPLERFAPINTTRAAVNTLLLIMAAAATVLFGHWAGTALMSWLFG
- a CDS encoding class II 3-deoxy-7-phosphoheptulonate synthase — its product is MFDTAEKNRAVEPFGTNLSQGAADYPGLDAWRDLDVKQAPQWYDQKVFEESMHELSHVPPLVFAGEVDVLRERLAAAAAGKAFVLQGGDCAETFAGATANKISSRIRTILQMAAVLTYGASMPVVKMGRMAGQFAKPRSSDMETRDGVTLPSFRGEIVNGFDFTEESRRHDPRRMVQAYHTSASTLNLIRAFTTGGFADLRTVHSWNKGFMSNPAYARFDELAAEIDRAVRFMEAAGADFDALRTVEFFSAHEALLLDYERALTRVDSRTGLPYITSSHFVWIGERTRQIDGAHVDYLSRIQNPIGVKLGPTTTVEQAMELIEKLDPEREPGRLTFIVRMGAGTIRERLPEIMQGVKAEGATPLWITDPMHGNTITAANGYKTRRLEDIMNEVRGFFEVAHATGTHPGGLHIELTGDDVAECLGGSVAIDESAFDERYETLVDPRLNHQQSLELAFLVAESLAKGNTP
- a CDS encoding Rv2175c family DNA-binding protein: MTQTHDLETLVGKWLTLPEIAERLDVVVTRVHKMIKERQLIDVRLGERNVRYVPAEFLTDAGVLKSLRGTITVLEDAGFNEAEIIRWLFTDDDSLPGRPIDALHAGRKTEIRRRAQALAW
- a CDS encoding LysM peptidoglycan-binding domain-containing protein, with translation MTDRTSGASRFYKSAVATSALPFLALGSTATAAPAVADTPSTDLGPRSATAANVAAVEQRLQSSLMPSDQAAVALPARFTMENFQAARTAPKTYKVKSGDTLGHVALRNNVSLSNLLKWNGLKASSTIYPGDVLDLGPSGSSSSSSSRPASSSSSNSSKTYTIKSGDTLSAIAARHGVSLSTLLRANDLSMSSVIYPGQKLKLSGSASSTNSSSSSSSSSSASSSGSSSTSYTVKSGDTLSAIAARQGVSLSALLRANGLSISSIIYPGQTLKLSDGPSSSNSSSSSSSSSSASSSGASSTSYTVKSGDTLSGIAAQHGVGLSTILRANGLTLSSTIFPGQTIKLSGSASGSTSSSSSASNSSGNSANSSSSSSSYTVKAGDTLSGIAARHGVSLSTLLRANGLSTSSIIFPGQQLKLSGSASASSSGSSSGSNNSSSGPATASTYTVKAGDTLSGIASRNGISLSALLRANGLSSTSIIYPGQTLKLSGSSSVSTASSSDNEQLIGNTFLHYTYPDHVVANANANKRALLNAPMPTRNQVRQMVRDTATSMGVDPRLALAHAQIESAFDPTAVSPANAIGTMQVIPSSGEWASQLVGRKLNLLDPQDNITAGVAIIRHLQSRNPGDIGIAGYYQGEAGVRKNGMFSDTKDYVAKVNAAKNRF
- a CDS encoding alpha/beta hydrolase; translated protein: MMDTVLTPHYLTPNPDGVLCATGTRWAVLMLHGFTAGPQSVRPWAEALAEAGATVCLPRLSGHGTTVSDLAQTSAGQWRRDVQQAVDGLLARGFDKLAVAGLSMGGTLALDAASHRRVDATFVVNPGLSFKLLDRFGVALSPLFHRVIPTVGPLAGDVNKPGVAEEAYSRTPVAAVQQLAKLFWTTRRQLVDIDSPVTLYWSSRDHIVPPSSARILRRAIKPHLLTTVVLERSFHVATLDYDAPTIHRHSIAKLLELSGGHRETP